The Pseudalkalibacillus hwajinpoensis DNA window CCTTTCAGTGCATATGCACCCATTTTACGAGAATTTTCAAGCAACTCCTCTTCTTCTATTACATCAAGCGTAGCAAGTGCGGCTGAACAGGCAATCGGGTTCCCGCCGAACGTTGTCCCGTGTGTCCCCATTGGCCACTGGCTCATTAACTCTTTCGAAGCGACCGTAGCACTAAGCGGCATCCCTGAAGCAATTCCTTTTGCGATCGCCATAATGTCAGGTGTGACATCAAATGTTTGGGCAGCAAACCAGTCACCAGTTCGACCGAATCCCGTCTGAACCTCATCAAAGATCAGCAGCATCCCATGACGGTCACATATCTCCCTTATTTTCTGAAGCCACTCTTTTGGAGGGATTAAATAGCCTCCTTCGCCAAGAACTGGCTCTACTATCACGCATGCCACCTCTTCTGATGTCACCTGATGATCAAAGAGACGCTCAAAGTCTTTCTCAAGTTCGTTCACACAATAGTCTGCAACCTTCTCTCCTTCAGGACATCCCTGTACATCTGCATAGGGAATTTGATAGGTTAGCCCATTCGGTTGAAGAAATTTACGGTATTTACTTTTTGATGTACTTACCCCGAGAGCGCCAAGTGAGCGACCGTGGAAACATCCCGTAAACGAGACAACGTATGGTCGTTTCGTCACATACTTCGCCAGTTTCATCGCCCCTTCAATTGCTTCTGTACCGCTGTTTGCGAAGAAAAAGCAGTCAAGGTTCTCTGGCATAATCCCCTGCAGACGTTCAGCGAGCTCGAGAATGGAATCATACATTATCACGCCAGACGGTCCGTGCATAAGGGAATCCGCTCCATCTTTAATTGCCTGAACGACCTTCGGATGGCGGTGTCCCGTATTGGCTACGGCAATCCCAGATGTGAAATCAAGATACTTTTTGCCATCAGCTCCGTAATAATAGCAACCTTCTTCCTTTACCACAGGTAGGTTTGGATGATCCTTCGCCATACTGGGTGCTAATAGTTCTGACATTCTGTTGTATCGTGCTTCAAATGATGTCGACATTTTAGGTATCCTCCTTTTGATTCTCTCTTTATAAAAAGAAATGAGCCATAACTACGATAATAGGTAGAGTGATAACCGTACGTTGCAGGAAAATAATTGCGAGTTCAAGAACAGAAATTGGAATTTTAGATTTCACTAGTAAAATACCAATCTCAGACATATAGATAAGCTGGGTTAATGAAACAGCTGCAATTACGAAGCGAGTGAGTTCACTTTCAATTCCCGTACCAATGACCGCCGGCAAGAACATATCCGCAAACCCGACAAGCATGGCAGGAGCAGCGGCAGCGGCTTCAGGAATTTGCATCAATTCAAGAATTGGAACGATTGGTAAGGATAGATAAGTAAAGAATGGTGTGAATTCAGCAATAATCAATGCAATTGTTCCAAGCGCCATAACGAGTGGGATCAGGGCAAAATAAATATCAAGCACTGTGTTTACTCCCTGTTGGGCAACCTGCTTAACTCCTTTTACTTCGGAAGCTTTTTCTAAGGCTTTTTGGAGCCCCCACTGATAACTTGATACTCCTTCTGGTACATCTTCAGAAATTTGTTTACCTGTCCCTTCATAATACGTATCAGCCTTTCTCGAAAGAGGCGGTATACGCGGGCAAATAATCGCAGCTATTAGACCAGCGACAACAACGGTGAAATAAAATGGAACGAACATATCTTCTAATCCGATGAAGCTAATGACTACAAGACTGAAAGCAATTGAGTTAATCGAAAAGTTTGTTGCAATAACAGCAGCTTCTCGTTTTGTATAGTACCCTTCTTCATATTGCTTTGTCGTGATTAGAACCCCTACTGTTCCTGCACCCATCCATGATGCGAGTGCATCAATTGAAGAGCGACCAGGAAGCTTAAATAATGGACGCATCACTTTTCGAAGTGCGGTCCCTATAAAATCCATTAACCCGAATTCAAGAAGTAAAGGCATTAATAGTCCAGCGAAAAGGAACCACGCTGCAAGGACGGGAACGAGCGCGTAAAGCATTGTTCCGCCGGAAACATCAGAAATAATGAAGCTTGGGCCAAATTGAAGCAATGTCATCACCGCAAAAAGTGCACCTATGATTCTTGTACCAATCCAGAACCAGTTAACATAGAATAATTGCTTTAAGAACGGGCGGAGCATAATGACTTTTGGTTCAAATGCTTTTGCAATAATTGGAATAAGAGCTGACAAAACGAGAATAGCGGTCATAAAGCCTGGCAAGATTGGAGCTAGCGCGGTCTGGATTGATTCCGCCATGATCCCGACCCCAATCGTAATCTTTCCGTTGAAAGGGACAGGTACGAGAAATAATAAAATACCAATTAAAGACGGGATGAGAAACCATGCATACGTGCTATTAGAATGTGAAGCTTTTGCAGATTGATTGTCATCTTTTAGCGAATAGGACTTTTCTTGTTTTACTTCCATATTTCACTCTCCTTCGACATTTTTAATATTAATGCATATCTTTGCATATAAATCAGAAAAGAAGCAAGAGAAATTTTCATTTCTTGCTTCTTTTAACATGCAAGTATTATGCCAGATATCATTTTATTCTGTATTTTCTGAGTTTCCTGACTACCGTTGGCTGGCTCATCCCCAGTGCATCAGCAATCTTAGTTGTGGTGCGGAATTGTTTTTTTGCTTGCTCTAATCGCTCTTTTTCAACTCTTTCAATTGTTTCCTGTAACGTCTCATTAAAATTATTCATTTTTGAATAACGCTCTTCTTTAATCCTGTATGATTTCGGCAAGTCTTCAACCTGTATAATGAATGAATCTGAAGTAACAATCAGTCGCTCAATTAAGTTCATCAGCTCCCGTACATTTCCTCTCCATTCATTCTGACTGAGCTCATGGAGGACAAATTTATTCAATAGACGCATTCGTTTATACTGTTCACAAAAGCGATCAACAAATGATTGGATAAGGGGTGGAATGTCTTCTCTACGTTCTCGAAGTGGCGGGATCATTAGTGGGACCACGTTCAGCCGAAAGAATAAATCCTCTCGAAACGATTTCTCCCGCACGGAAAGATCCAGATCTTTATTTGTGGCACTTATAAGTCGAAAATCAGAGTGAATTTCTTTTCTTCCTCCAAGGCGATAGAAACGTTTTTCCTGGATGAGCTTTAATACTTTCACTTGATTCTGTAGTGAAAGCTCACCGATTTCATCTAGAAATAGCGTTCCTGACGTGGCCATTTCTGCAAGTCCCATACGCCCCCCTTTTCTAGCGCCCGTAAATGAGCCCTCTTCATATCCAAATAATTCAGCTTCAAATAGCGCCTCTGGAATGGCTCCACAATTCACTTCAATAAAAGGACCACTTCTACGGCTACTTTTGTGATGGATGTATTGTGCCATTTCGGTTTTCCCTACACCTGACTCGCCGAGGAGCAATACATTAACATCAACTCCTGCCACCTGTTTCCCTGTTGCCATGACTTTCCTCATTGCCTCACTTCTTGCGACAATACCGCCGTCATCCTGTCGCTGCTTAAGACGCTCAAGCTCACCTCTGACACGCTCCATCTCTACAGACATCTCCTCCATGCCCGCTTTGATTTCCATTAATTCCGTAATATCATGTGAGTAGCTCACAATTCGTACAAGCTTTCCGCTCCCATCAAATACAGGCAATCCTGTCACAAGGAGTTTTTTGCCATCAGGACCCGTTTGGACAAAAGTGACGCGCTTCCTTGATTTTACGACCATCGGCGTTGCAAGTGGTGTGAATAACCCTTCCTTTTCAAGCTCAAAAACGGACCTCCCCATTAAATCATCCGCTTTAACACCATAAACCATTCCTGTCCCTTCACTTACTTTAACGATGATCCCATTCAGATCCGTTACAAGGATATCTTCCTGTAAGGAATGAAAGATCGCTTTATATTCGTTCCATTCTGTCATTTAAACACCTCTTTATTCATTTTTGAATAGTGATGACTTAAACATGCAGTCTCCCCTTTAATTAAAGGAAATCATGTGTTATTCATTTTTGAATAGTTCGACAGTTATATCTTATCATTTCTAGCACCTTAGAAAGCAGATTTCTTTTCAGTATCCTGATAAATCCGATCAATAGAAAAGCACCTGTACTCCTCGGGGAGACAGGTGCTTCTTTCTACCAGATTGCTTCAACCCATTCAGGATGATCAATAAACGGATTGCGGTTGTGCTGGAACTGATCGTAAATCATGTTATTGCGATTCTCCTCAAACGAGTCAACTGGATCCATTTCGTTCCATGCTTTCAGTACCGAAACTTTACCGATATATGGAGCTGATCCATTATCGACAATATTATTCACTTCAAGATCAACTTCACCGCTATCTCCTTCATAACGTACCGCCATGTAGAAAATCATTCTGGCCACATCACCTTTTACGCTATCACGTGGCTCCCATGAATCCCCGTCGTAATAATTTCCAGGTGCTTCACCATGTTCAGTACCACCATTATCAAAATCCAGATTACCTCGAGAGCTGTTCACTGTTACATCTGTTGGCCGTAAATGATGAATGTCTGTCCCTGGCCCCATTGAAGTTCCGAAATCGCCATGGGACTTTGCCCAGACGTGCTCACGATTCCAGTCATCGACGTTTCCACCATTATCAAATTTACTTTGTGATTTGCCACTGTAAAGAAGAAGGACATTGTTTGGATTCGATGGGTCTTCATCTGTAACACGAAGGGCATTCCAGACATCACTATAAGAAAGTTCTACATGATCATCAATAATCATGTGTAACTCTGTCTTAAGTGAATTACCTGTCTTCCCGATAGCTGAATTGTAATATGTATCATCATAAGGAGGAGTACCACCAGAACCAGGATCACTGACATCTCCACTAGTTAACATATCGGAAACACTTTTCACACCCGGGTGAGCGAAATAGGCTGTTAAAGAGCCACTGACTTCAATCATTTCCCCCATTAAGTCAGGATTGCTTTGCAACCCATAATTGCTTCTAAATGAAGATGGAATTTGAACAAAAAGCATCTCATTTACATTTGTTTCATTCACATCATCGGCAATCGCGACCGCATAATCATCAGAAAAATCACTTGTTGTAATTGAAGATGAGGAAACCGGCTTACCAACAATATACCCTTCTACGTTAACCTGTGAGCTTCCCTGATTCGCTATTCCCTGTGCAACTGTATAAGGTGAAGATGATGTTCCTGTGCCGGTCGCATGTGATGGTGTAATCGAAAAATACATGATGACAAGTGATACAACAACCATGAATGCAACCGTGCCATACGTACGACGACGTGTGTTGTTCATTGATTATCCTCCCCTTCGTAATAGCTCCCATCATATGAAGCTCCTTCTAGCTTAAACCTACACTATTAAGCTAGCGGAAACACGATGTAAATGTTCCTTTATTTTTCATAGGACTAACGTAATACAACTATTTAATTCAATGCCTTTTTTACTACTTAAATTATTTCAAATAAAATTCCCATCGATTTCCCCCCTTCCTGACTTTCATCCCGGTCCGTTGTCAGATATAATCAATGAGGATTGCTAAACAATTAATAAAGGGTGTTTTCCTATGAGTATATTGACCGTGAAAAACCTTACGCACGGATTCGGTGACCGTGCCATTTTTGAAGATGTATCATTCCGTCTCCTAAAAGGCGAGCATATTGGACTAGTTGGCGCAAACGGTGAAGGAAAATCTACTTTCATGAACATTATCACAGGTAAGCTTGAACCTGATGAAGGAACTGTGGAATGGTCAAAAAATGTGAGGGTGGGTTACCTTGATCAACACACAGTTCTTGAACGCGGCATGTCCATTCGCGACGCTTTAAAAGGGGCCTTTCAATACCTTTTTGATTACGAAGCTGAAATGAATGAGCTATTTAACAAGATGGGTGAAGCTTCCCCAGAAGAGCTGGAGAAATTACTTGAAGAAACAGGTACGATGCAGGATATGCTCGCTAACAATGACTTCTATGTAATTGACGCGAAGATTGAAGAAATCGCACGTGGACTCGGTCTTGATGAGATTGGTCTGGAGAAAGATGTTCAGGATTTAAGTGGCGGCCAGAGAACCAAAGTGCTTCTTGCTAAGCTTCTTTTAGAAAAACCTGATATTCTGTTGCTCGATGAGCCTACAAACTACCTTGATGAGCAGCACATTGTCTGGCTAAGACGCTATTTGCAGGAATATGAAAATGCATTTATTTTAATTTCCCATGATATCCCATTTTTAAACAGCGTTATTAATCTGATCTACCATATGGAAAGTCAAGAGTTAACAAGATATGTAGGGGACTATGATAATTTCCTTTCCGTGTACGAAGTAAAGAAACAGCAGGTAGAAGCAGCGTTTAAAAAGCAGCAGCAGGAAATTTCGCAACTAAAAGACTTTGTGGCAAGAAACAAAGCGAGAGTTGCGACACGTAACATGGCCATGTCCAGGCAAAAGAAGCTGGATAAGATGGATGTCATAGAGATCGCTAAAGAAAAACCGAAGCCAGAATTTTATTTCAAGCAAGCACGTGCATCTGGAAAGCTTATTTTTGAAACAAAAGATCTCGTTATCGGATATGATGAGCCATTGTCTCGTCCATTAAATCTTTCTATGGAAAGAGGCCAAAAAATTGCGCTAATGGGAGCAAACGGGATCGGTAAAACAACCCTTCTCCGCAGCATTCTTGGTGAAATCAAACCAATTAGCGGTTCAGTTGAACTTGGTGATTACCTCTACACAGGCTATTTCGAACAGGAGATCAAGACAAGGACGTCTAACACGTGTATCGAAGAACTCTGGAGAGAATTCCCTCATTATAGCCAGGCACAAATACGTGCAGCGCTTTCCAAATGTGGATTAACGACCAAACACATTGAAAGCAAGGTTGATGTTCTCAGTGGTGGAGAAAAGGCCAAACTAAGACTTTGTAAACTCATGAACAACGAATCAAATTTACTCGTTTTTGATGAGCCTACTAACCACCTTGACGTTGAAGCAAAAGCAGAGCTAAAGCGGGCATTGAACGAATACAAAGGCAGCATCATTCTCATTTCACACGAACCTGAATTTTATCAGGACATTGCAACAGACGTGTGGAACTGTGAGGATTGGACAACTAAATTAGTTTAGTAATATAAACAAGAAAGAAGGCTTATCCGATTATTTGGACAAGCCTTCTTTTATGTCTTCAATTGAGTAATCAGGAATAAGGATCTTCCCATTGTTGTTTTTGTTCACTAGGGACTTAACAATGGCCATTCGAGTGTGGCCTTTTCACCATTTCGGACAAGGTCATAACGCATGTAATTCAGCTGACTGTCCAGAAATTTCCGATTATATGCACCTGTCAATTCGTCTGTTAGAACAGAATGAACAATCATTTTTCGTTTTGAAATTTTTCGATTAACTCTTAACAAATACTCTTCAATAGAAACATCTTGGTCCAGAAAATCATCCGCACCAAAACGATAACCTTTGATTCGATTGGGAATGGAATTCTCTGAATCTGTTAAAATAAGTGGAATTTCATTCATGCCTTTATTTACCTCAGCTGCTTCAGGAATTACCTCAATCACTCAAGTCTAGCAGCTTGATGGTTTCTTCATTAGTAAGTAAACGCTCGCTTTCCAATTCAAATTTCGAAAGCAATGCTTCTGCCTTTTCTGCCGCTTCGTGATAGCCAACAGTCCCAGTAGCTGTTACATCTCCTTCTCTGTAATCCTCTTATTTCTAGTCTTTATATCCTCATATTTTTCTTTCATATTAGAAACAAATTTCTTCTTGTACTTCTCCAATTTAAAGCCTCCCCCCTTGATATCAAGAGTGGATTTTTTTAAATCCTCAAATAATATCATCATAATTTAGTTTAGAGTCTTCTACAAGATTCATTGTGTAATATTTCGAATTCAATACATGCGGATGAATGAATTTTTTTCTAATGGAAAAAATAGGTGGATATTGAACCACCATTAAAGGAGGAGATCGTATTGAATTCAAATCATACGTGGCCAAATGCTCCAGAACCTCTCTGGAAAGTGGAAAATTCTCTTGAAGCCCATCCCCCCCTTAGAGAAGACATGTCCACAGATGTTGTGATCGTTGGCGGAGGGATAACTGGAATAACTGCAGGGTATCTTCTTGCTAATGAAGGCAAGAAGGTCATTATCATTGAGTCTGATCGGCTTCTCAATGGTACCACTGGGCACACATCAGCCAAAATAACCGCTCAGCACGATTTGATCTATGATGAATTTCTTAATCATTTTGGGCAAGAGAAGGCAAAGCTCTACTATGAAGCAAATAACGATGCTTTACAATTTATTAAACAAACAGTTGATACGTTATCTATTTCTTGTTCTTACTCAGAGGAAGATGCCTATTTGTATGCTAGTACAGAGGAGTATGCTCGAAAACTGTCAAACGAAATGCGTGCCTACCAGAAACTAGGCATTCAAGGAGAATTCATGAACAGCATCCCAATTGATGTTTCTGTTAAAGCTGCCATTTCAATGAAAAATCAGGGACAATTTGATCCTATCGCCTATCTTGCTCCCCTCATTCAAAATTTCAAAGAAAAAGGAGGGCAAGTATTCGAGCAAACCGTAGCCATCGATGTTGAAAAAGGTTCAAACCCAGTCATAATTACAAAAACCGGAGCAAAAATAACGTGTGAAACCATCATTGCTTCCACGCATTTCCCTTTTTATGATGGGAATGCTCTTTATTTTTCTAGAATGTACGCCGAGCGATCTTACGTACTTGCTGCCAAAACAAAAAAGGCATATCCAGGTGGCATGTATTTAAGTGCAGAAAACCCAAAGCGGTCATTGAGAAGCCACACGTTAGGCGGTGAAAAACTTGTCCTCTTTGGTGGTGAGAGCCACAAGACAGGACAGGGGCATCGAATGAGCGATCATTATCAGGCGCTAAAGTTTTTCGGAGAAGAGACATTTGGCCTTACAGAGGTTTTGTACAGATGGTCCGCCCAGGATCTTTTCACTCTCGATAAGTTGCCGTACATAGGACCCGTCACCAAGAGTGAGCCAAACATTCTCATCGCGACTGGTTTCCATAAATGGGGGATGACGAACGGGACGGCAGCTGCATTACTTTTTAGAGATTACATTCTTGAAAAGACCAATCCGTATCTCGATTTATTTACACCGTCACGTTTTTATGCTGATCCAAGTATTAAAACCTTCCTTGTTCAAAATGCCGATGTGGCAGGACAGTTCGTTAAAGGGAAACTTTCTTTTCCAACTAAACAGGTTTCTGATCTGAATATTGATGAAGCTGCTGTTGTACGAGTAAATGGAAAAAAAGCAGGAGCTTATAAAGATAAACATGGCAAGTTACACGTCGTTGATACTACATGTACACATCTGCATTGTGAAGTAGCCTGGAATGATGATGATAGGACCTGGGACTGTCCATGCCATGGATCGCGCTTTAATATTGATGGTCAGGTAGTTGAAGGTCCCGCTGAAAAACCCCTTATAGACCTAACAGGTGAACTTGAGTAGAAACCTACATCACTTAAGATTATGCTTTCTTTAGTCAGAAACGGTAACGTTTCTGACTTTTGTTATGATATAAATCTCCCGCCTCCTTTCTTTACAACCGTTCATAATCCTTGTAAAATGTATAATTATATCATTATTTACCCAGGTAACTTTTGGAACGGAGGAACATATGACATCAACAACTTCTATTTTTCACACGCTTCATCAACAAGTTCGTTTTGTAACCAAAGAAGCAAACGAACGCTTGAAGGCCTATAACCTGTATAGTTCACAATGGTCCATTCTTTACTGCCTTGATCAATTTGGTCCAATGAAACAGACTGAGATCTGGCAGTATTTAAATGTAGAAGCGCCTACCACGACGCGAACCCTTGTCAGAATGGAAAAAAACAACTGGATTCATCGCGAACAGGGATCAGATAAGCGCGAGAGGATCGTAAGTTTAACCAAAAACGCTGAAGAACTTCTACCAGAAATCAAAACATCGATTCATGAAATGGAAAAGTTACTTCTAGAACAGCTTTCTTTAGAAGAGAGAGAGCTTTTTCTTCACCTCTTGAATCAAATCGGTTTTAAGGAAGGGTCTGGAACTTATGTCCGCTAAACGACCAATCTGGACAAAAAGCTTTGTAAATATATCCATTAGTAATCTCTTTATCTTCATTGTTTTCTATGCCTTACTAACATTGCTACCGATTTATGTTACAGATGTAGTTGGTGGTAGTGAGTCACAGGCAGGTTTAATCATTACCATTTTCTTGCTATCTGCCATTATTGTTCGTCCCTTTTCTGGAAGATTAATTGATCGATTTGGAAAGAAGAAAATGCTTGTTACGAGTGCTGGTATGTTTGCTTGCGCATCCTTTCTCTATCCTTTCATCGAGCAGTACGAGACTCTACTCGTACTTCGCTTCTTCCATGGTGTGTGGTTCAGCATCGTGACTACTGCTGCGGGTGCTATTGCCGCAGACTCAATCCCACGAGAGAGGCGCGGGGAAGGGCTTGGTTACTTTGCCATGTCTATGAATCTAGCAGTTGTTACTGGGCCGTTCCTTGCCCTCACACTACTTCAATTTGTCTCCTATGTGACGATCTTTCTAGTTCTATGTGGCATTATTGTGATTGGACTTTTATGTACACTTGGGGTAAAGACGGTCGAAACGGGTGAACCAGTTAAGAAAACGAAGCTATCATTTGATGACTTATTTGAAAGACGATCATTTCCAATTGCATTCGTTGGACTCTTTGTCGCTTTCTCATATGCGAGCGTGATTTCATTTATATCTCTATATGCAAAATCGCTCGGACTTTTAGAAACAGCAGGCTTTTTCTTTGCTGTTTTCGCTGTAGCGATGCTAGTATCACGACCATTCACTGGAAGATTGTTTGATATGAGAGGCCCTAACACCGTTATCTTACCTGCCTTTGTTCTATTTGCAATTGGCCTAGTTACACTCAGCTTCACCAACTACGCCTGGATGCTCCTTCTTGCAGGGGCTTTCATTGGCTTAGGTTATGGCTCAATCGTACCGAGC harbors:
- a CDS encoding aspartate aminotransferase family protein, which produces MSTSFEARYNRMSELLAPSMAKDHPNLPVVKEEGCYYYGADGKKYLDFTSGIAVANTGHRHPKVVQAIKDGADSLMHGPSGVIMYDSILELAERLQGIMPENLDCFFFANSGTEAIEGAMKLAKYVTKRPYVVSFTGCFHGRSLGALGVSTSKSKYRKFLQPNGLTYQIPYADVQGCPEGEKVADYCVNELEKDFERLFDHQVTSEEVACVIVEPVLGEGGYLIPPKEWLQKIREICDRHGMLLIFDEVQTGFGRTGDWFAAQTFDVTPDIMAIAKGIASGMPLSATVASKELMSQWPMGTHGTTFGGNPIACSAALATLDVIEEEELLENSRKMGAYALKGLAEIKEKHDCVGKVRGIGLMIGIEIVDPETGAPDGNGMMRILDLSLEKGVLFYLCGKHQEVIRMIPPLIVTKEQIDKGLCIFEEAVTAFEQEKQVVPVG
- a CDS encoding YjiH family protein; the encoded protein is MEVKQEKSYSLKDDNQSAKASHSNSTYAWFLIPSLIGILLFLVPVPFNGKITIGVGIMAESIQTALAPILPGFMTAILVLSALIPIIAKAFEPKVIMLRPFLKQLFYVNWFWIGTRIIGALFAVMTLLQFGPSFIISDVSGGTMLYALVPVLAAWFLFAGLLMPLLLEFGLMDFIGTALRKVMRPLFKLPGRSSIDALASWMGAGTVGVLITTKQYEEGYYTKREAAVIATNFSINSIAFSLVVISFIGLEDMFVPFYFTVVVAGLIAAIICPRIPPLSRKADTYYEGTGKQISEDVPEGVSSYQWGLQKALEKASEVKGVKQVAQQGVNTVLDIYFALIPLVMALGTIALIIAEFTPFFTYLSLPIVPILELMQIPEAAAAAPAMLVGFADMFLPAVIGTGIESELTRFVIAAVSLTQLIYMSEIGILLVKSKIPISVLELAIIFLQRTVITLPIIVVMAHFFL
- a CDS encoding sigma-54 interaction domain-containing protein, giving the protein MTEWNEYKAIFHSLQEDILVTDLNGIIVKVSEGTGMVYGVKADDLMGRSVFELEKEGLFTPLATPMVVKSRKRVTFVQTGPDGKKLLVTGLPVFDGSGKLVRIVSYSHDITELMEIKAGMEEMSVEMERVRGELERLKQRQDDGGIVARSEAMRKVMATGKQVAGVDVNVLLLGESGVGKTEMAQYIHHKSSRRSGPFIEVNCGAIPEALFEAELFGYEEGSFTGARKGGRMGLAEMATSGTLFLDEIGELSLQNQVKVLKLIQEKRFYRLGGRKEIHSDFRLISATNKDLDLSVREKSFREDLFFRLNVVPLMIPPLRERREDIPPLIQSFVDRFCEQYKRMRLLNKFVLHELSQNEWRGNVRELMNLIERLIVTSDSFIIQVEDLPKSYRIKEERYSKMNNFNETLQETIERVEKERLEQAKKQFRTTTKIADALGMSQPTVVRKLRKYRIK
- a CDS encoding endonuclease; its protein translation is MNNTRRRTYGTVAFMVVVSLVIMYFSITPSHATGTGTSSSPYTVAQGIANQGSSQVNVEGYIVGKPVSSSSITTSDFSDDYAVAIADDVNETNVNEMLFVQIPSSFRSNYGLQSNPDLMGEMIEVSGSLTAYFAHPGVKSVSDMLTSGDVSDPGSGGTPPYDDTYYNSAIGKTGNSLKTELHMIIDDHVELSYSDVWNALRVTDEDPSNPNNVLLLYSGKSQSKFDNGGNVDDWNREHVWAKSHGDFGTSMGPGTDIHHLRPTDVTVNSSRGNLDFDNGGTEHGEAPGNYYDGDSWEPRDSVKGDVARMIFYMAVRYEGDSGEVDLEVNNIVDNGSAPYIGKVSVLKAWNEMDPVDSFEENRNNMIYDQFQHNRNPFIDHPEWVEAIW
- the abc-f gene encoding ribosomal protection-like ABC-F family protein encodes the protein MSILTVKNLTHGFGDRAIFEDVSFRLLKGEHIGLVGANGEGKSTFMNIITGKLEPDEGTVEWSKNVRVGYLDQHTVLERGMSIRDALKGAFQYLFDYEAEMNELFNKMGEASPEELEKLLEETGTMQDMLANNDFYVIDAKIEEIARGLGLDEIGLEKDVQDLSGGQRTKVLLAKLLLEKPDILLLDEPTNYLDEQHIVWLRRYLQEYENAFILISHDIPFLNSVINLIYHMESQELTRYVGDYDNFLSVYEVKKQQVEAAFKKQQQEISQLKDFVARNKARVATRNMAMSRQKKLDKMDVIEIAKEKPKPEFYFKQARASGKLIFETKDLVIGYDEPLSRPLNLSMERGQKIALMGANGIGKTTLLRSILGEIKPISGSVELGDYLYTGYFEQEIKTRTSNTCIEELWREFPHYSQAQIRAALSKCGLTTKHIESKVDVLSGGEKAKLRLCKLMNNESNLLVFDEPTNHLDVEAKAELKRALNEYKGSIILISHEPEFYQDIATDVWNCEDWTTKLV
- a CDS encoding FAD-dependent oxidoreductase, coding for MNSNHTWPNAPEPLWKVENSLEAHPPLREDMSTDVVIVGGGITGITAGYLLANEGKKVIIIESDRLLNGTTGHTSAKITAQHDLIYDEFLNHFGQEKAKLYYEANNDALQFIKQTVDTLSISCSYSEEDAYLYASTEEYARKLSNEMRAYQKLGIQGEFMNSIPIDVSVKAAISMKNQGQFDPIAYLAPLIQNFKEKGGQVFEQTVAIDVEKGSNPVIITKTGAKITCETIIASTHFPFYDGNALYFSRMYAERSYVLAAKTKKAYPGGMYLSAENPKRSLRSHTLGGEKLVLFGGESHKTGQGHRMSDHYQALKFFGEETFGLTEVLYRWSAQDLFTLDKLPYIGPVTKSEPNILIATGFHKWGMTNGTAAALLFRDYILEKTNPYLDLFTPSRFYADPSIKTFLVQNADVAGQFVKGKLSFPTKQVSDLNIDEAAVVRVNGKKAGAYKDKHGKLHVVDTTCTHLHCEVAWNDDDRTWDCPCHGSRFNIDGQVVEGPAEKPLIDLTGELE
- a CDS encoding MarR family transcriptional regulator translates to MTSTTSIFHTLHQQVRFVTKEANERLKAYNLYSSQWSILYCLDQFGPMKQTEIWQYLNVEAPTTTRTLVRMEKNNWIHREQGSDKRERIVSLTKNAEELLPEIKTSIHEMEKLLLEQLSLEERELFLHLLNQIGFKEGSGTYVR
- a CDS encoding MFS transporter; protein product: MSAKRPIWTKSFVNISISNLFIFIVFYALLTLLPIYVTDVVGGSESQAGLIITIFLLSAIIVRPFSGRLIDRFGKKKMLVTSAGMFACASFLYPFIEQYETLLVLRFFHGVWFSIVTTAAGAIAADSIPRERRGEGLGYFAMSMNLAVVTGPFLALTLLQFVSYVTIFLVLCGIIVIGLLCTLGVKTVETGEPVKKTKLSFDDLFERRSFPIAFVGLFVAFSYASVISFISLYAKSLGLLETAGFFFAVFAVAMLVSRPFTGRLFDMRGPNTVILPAFVLFAIGLVTLSFTNYAWMLLLAGAFIGLGYGSIVPSFQTLAIQAAPESRSAHATATFFTFFDTGIAAGSYVLGIIVTTLGYANLYMILGIFVIAIMLFYQWIQKQRKPEKNYKSQTDY